The Cyclobacterium amurskyense genome contains the following window.
GAAGGTCAGGTAATTGGCAAACCCTATAGTGAGTCGAGTGCACAAGCCATTTTAAAACAAGCGATGCATCGGGCAGGAATAAGCAAATGTGCCTCTTTCCATACGCTTCGTCATTCCTTTGCCACCCATCTTCTAGAACAGGGTACCAATGTCAGGGTAATTCAGGAGCTGTTGGGGCATAAATCATTAAATACCACCACCGTTTACCTGCATGTAAGCAATTTTGATTCCGGACAGGTCAAGAGTCCGCTGGATGGACTGTGATGGAAACGGTAAACAAAAGGAATGATGGTACAGAACTTTCCGATATTCTGAAGCATCACAGGAAAACCTTTCTATCTAAAAAAGGTAATCTATGTACTGATCAGCACAAGGCCTACAGAGATATTATTTCCTGCAGGACTTCCAAAATGGGTAGCCATACCCTCACCTGTAATACCTGTGGCGATACCCGGACGAGTTACAATAGTTGCCGGAATCGACACTGCCCAAAATGCCAATATGTAAAGCAGCTTATATGGGTTGAAAAACTCAAGTGCAGGCTGCTTCCGGTAAGGTATTTTCATATTGTATTCACGGTACCCGAATTCCTCAAGCCTCTGTTTTACCTCAACCAGCGAGAATGTTACCGCATGCTCTTTGCCTCTTCGGCCCTTGCGGTGAAGAAAGCAGCCTCCAACCCAGCCTTCCTGGGAGTTGAAAGCGGTTGTCTATCAGTGCTACACACTTGGGGACAGTCCCTTAACTACCATCCACATATTCACATGCTGGTACCTGCCGGTGGACCTGATCCTGACCATATGGAGTGGGTAGCAGCCAACAAAAAGTTCTTTGTACCCGTGAAAGCCCTAGCAGGGATATTTAGAGGTGTGTTTATGGAAAAACTAAGAAAGGCTCTGGCCGAAAGAGTACTACGTCTTCCTGAAAACCAAATGGAGCTGTTTACAGACGGGAAGTTGCTCAATAAAGCCGCTTATGAAAAAATCTGGCATATACATATCAAAAAAACATTCCGCGGAGCAGGTCAGGTCCTAGCCTATCTGGGCAGATACACCCACAGGGTTGCCATCAGCAACAGCAGGATACTAGACACAGATGGAAAGACAGTAAAATTCCGGTGGAAAGACTACCGCGACGGAAGACAGAAAACGATGGAACTTAGTTGTGGAGAGTTTATAAGAAGGTTTATCCAACATATACTTCCCAACGGTTTTTACAAAATACGGTACTACGGGATTCTCGCCTCTGCCAACAGCAAGACAGTCATGGAGGAGTGTTTCAGGCTTCTTAGCAGGATAAGGACCCTTTCCCCATTTGAAGGTCTGAGCACCTACGAATTATTAGAGAATATTCTGGGGGAGGGGCTATTTAGCTGCAGTGCTTGTAAAACAGGGAAAATGGTCTTTGGACTGCCAGAAGGAAAGGGAAAGGAGCCATAATACCGAACTTACCTTCGTTCTTTGACAGTTTACAATTATTTACAAGGGCAATGGCTTTCCAGGGAGAAATGCGTTCAGTAAGCAAGCCAATAATCGAGACCAGAAGATAAATCAGGAAAAGCCGATGCCCATATTAAACAATGATAGTATTAAAAGGCAGAACCAAAAGAGATAAATGCCCATAAACGGGGGAAGGCTTTGTCCAACAATGTTTTAATCGCAATCTGAAACCCTTAATTCACTAGTTGTTTTTTTCGTAGATTGCGTTTAAAACACTTTACGTTAGGTAGCATGATCTCAGGGGAAAAAAATTTTATGAATCCTTCCAAAAACGCTTTATTCCTAGGTACATTGGCCCATTTTGGAGTAGGCATTATTTTCTCATTTACTTATTTTCTATTGTGGAATTGGGGAATATTTAGAATCAATTTTCAAGATGCAGTATTAATAGGAGCATTAAGCGGATTAGTGGCAATAATTGTTTGGAAAACTTACCTGATCTTGCATAGTCAGCCTCCTGAAATTTCACAGCTACATTATTTTATAGCTTTGTTCCTGGCCCATATTGTTTTTGGGATAGTTAGCGTTAATGTTTTTCAACTCATCACAGACAATCCTGAATTTTGGTATCAACTGCCTGACAATGTAAGTCTCAGGTCTGGAATAAACTAAAAGCAACTATTTATTTCATCATCTACCTTTTGATGGGGTCTTACCGTACCACCATTACTTTTAGGTTAAAAATAGATAAACAAACCGAATATGGATTTAATTCTGTCATTGGATACGTTAGATAAATCCTGTAAATTAAATAAAGCATGAGTTATTTGTATATAGTTATAATCTCAATTTTAATTGTCTCCGCACTAATGGCAGTGTTATTGGCCAATTCTAAAACCAGTATTAACTTCCATTTAGTCGATAATAAATTAACCATTTTGCACCCTTTTAAAAAAGAAGTTATCAATTTGGATACGGAACTAAATAGCTGGAATTATCAAAAAATCAACACCCTCTGGCGTGGGAAATTTTATTCTATTAACCTGAAACTAAATTCTGGAAAATGGACTAAAGTCTATTCCAGATCCCGTTCTGGGAATATGGAAATGCTCATCAATTACCTGGAAACCACAGCAGTTGATAAAGAAAGCTAAATGCTTTCAGCACGTATAAAACAACTAGTTTTTATATGCTTTCAAAGCTTCTAGATACGTTAGAATTCTATTATAGAATCTGTAATAATTCTCCTAATAAAAATTAAAAAAGTGGAAAACCACCTTTTTTAAGGGCTGCTTTCCACTTTTAAGTGAACTGGAGGGCTTTATTTTATTTCAGCCACCAGGTCATTTCATTGATATGGTCATTACCTTCACCAAATTGTCTGCTGATGGCCTCAGTAACATTACTGGCGTTGTAATTGTATTCAGATTGAGGGTAAATCCATCTGTAAGGAATTTCAACTCCTGCAGGTCTCCTAAAAGAAGGATATCCTCCGCTTCTTAGGTGATCAAAGAAGGAAGTCCATCCCAATTGAAAGAAAGATTGCAGGTATTTTTGCATGATGATCAACTGCATTTGCTCATCTTCTGTGCTTGCCATAGAGAAATCATTGATAGGCTTAGACAGATAGTTTTCTGCATCCGCTTCCCCAACAAAAGAGGAATAATTTTCTGCATACATCTCGTAAAACTTAAATGAAGCCTTTACACCCGATTCATACAACATGGCAGCATCTGCATTAATCCAGCCTTTTGTAGCAGCCTCAGCCAAAATCAATTGCTGCTCGGAATAACCCAAAAGCATATAAGGCTCATTCACTGGATCTTTGTGGTAACGATCATTTACCTTTGAAACATTACCTTCAGTGGCTTTTTCATTAACCTCAGCATAAGGAGCGGCTGGATCCCCACCTTCATAAGCAGAAAAATCAGAAATGTCTTTACCTGCTTCTTTAGCGGACTTGGTCTGTGTACAATAAATGAACAACCTTGGATCTTCACGGTCCTGAAGTCGCTGAATAAAAGTGGAATCCATGTACATTCCAGAGCTAAAACCACTGGAATTAAAATCAGGATAACGGTTGTCCTGCTGATCCAAAAAGACCAATTGTCCACTTTCATCCACACCTTCCATTAAGGGCTCATTCTGATAAACAGAGGCAAATTCACTATCAATGTTCATCCCATCTTTTTCAGATAGGGTCAACATCACCTTAAGTCTAAAAGCATTGACCAATTTTCTCCAGCTGGTAACATCTCCATCATAAATGATATCTCCTGCGATAATGGTATTGTTAGCAGCAAGGATATCATTGGCTTCTTCCAATTCTTTTAAGATCCCAGTGAATACCATTTCCTGTTCATCGTAAACGGGCTGGTAATTTTGTTCTATTTCACCTTTAAGGGCAGCACTGTAGGGAACATCACCGAAGGTTAATGTCAGGTTATAGAAATAATAGGACCTAAAAAACTTACCTAATGCCACATAGGTAGGTTCGCCTATTCTTTCTCCTTCTTCCATCATTTTAGTCACATTTTTCAGCACACTGTAGTTTCCGTAACTTGCACGATCCCACTTATAATATTGGCTTGTATTCTCACCATCTG
Protein-coding sequences here:
- a CDS encoding IS91 family transposase, yielding METVNKRNDGTELSDILKHHRKTFLSKKGNLCTDQHKAYRDIISCRTSKMGSHTLTCNTCGDTRTSYNSCRNRHCPKCQYVKQLIWVEKLKCRLLPVRYFHIVFTVPEFLKPLFYLNQRECYRMLFASSALAVKKAASNPAFLGVESGCLSVLHTWGQSLNYHPHIHMLVPAGGPDPDHMEWVAANKKFFVPVKALAGIFRGVFMEKLRKALAERVLRLPENQMELFTDGKLLNKAAYEKIWHIHIKKTFRGAGQVLAYLGRYTHRVAISNSRILDTDGKTVKFRWKDYRDGRQKTMELSCGEFIRRFIQHILPNGFYKIRYYGILASANSKTVMEECFRLLSRIRTLSPFEGLSTYELLENILGEGLFSCSACKTGKMVFGLPEGKGKEP
- a CDS encoding SusD/RagB family nutrient-binding outer membrane lipoprotein gives rise to the protein MKNILVIGLLLIGLASCQNLEEMNINPNLPTETHPQLLLTNIEWDAFRDYRGTSPLYALKMLVQTDGENTSQYYKWDRASYGNYSVLKNVTKMMEEGERIGEPTYVALGKFFRSYYFYNLTLTFGDVPYSAALKGEIEQNYQPVYDEQEMVFTGILKELEEANDILAANNTIIAGDIIYDGDVTSWRKLVNAFRLKVMLTLSEKDGMNIDSEFASVYQNEPLMEGVDESGQLVFLDQQDNRYPDFNSSGFSSGMYMDSTFIQRLQDREDPRLFIYCTQTKSAKEAGKDISDFSAYEGGDPAAPYAEVNEKATEGNVSKVNDRYHKDPVNEPYMLLGYSEQQLILAEAATKGWINADAAMLYESGVKASFKFYEMYAENYSSFVGEADAENYLSKPINDFSMASTEDEQMQLIIMQKYLQSFFQLGWTSFFDHLRSGGYPSFRRPAGVEIPYRWIYPQSEYNYNASNVTEAISRQFGEGNDHINEMTWWLK